Proteins encoded within one genomic window of Actinoplanes octamycinicus:
- a CDS encoding sugar efflux transporter, with product MTRLLSRRLLPLGFIFLASGVATAVVGPFLGLFLSTAVHANPFQVSVFLIVASLSGVAMSQVIGRISDRRPIRRMLLIAAALAGAAGSGLTSMIRDYWVLLALTVTATAFAGSFYPQSFAYARQVLASDDPGRAAMGISALRTVFSIAWVGGPPLAAILLDKTDFRYVYGTAAVLYLVAALIAVRWLPEIEAPASAPAEDGVRVRPPRAIYPIIGGFVLLTTTMVLGVQAMSLFVSTDLHGSVGDAGLILGLCAALEIPLMLGFGALSTRIPLRRLILAGTVCAVAYQVVAATAQSIGMLAAGQVLNALFIAATSGMGISYVQEMMPAHPGRVTTMFTNTFPLGNILAAPLFGIAQEHGYRLAYGMNLVLAVLGLILLLVAKPPAVPAAAPLAEMNADRD from the coding sequence GTGACGCGCCTCCTGTCGCGGCGGCTGCTCCCGCTCGGCTTCATCTTTCTCGCCTCCGGGGTGGCAACCGCGGTGGTCGGCCCGTTCCTGGGGTTGTTCCTCAGCACCGCGGTGCACGCGAACCCGTTCCAGGTCTCCGTGTTCCTGATCGTCGCCTCGCTCTCCGGGGTGGCGATGTCGCAGGTGATCGGCCGGATCTCGGACCGCCGCCCGATCCGGCGCATGTTGCTCATCGCCGCCGCCCTGGCCGGCGCGGCCGGCAGCGGGCTCACCTCGATGATCCGGGACTACTGGGTGCTGCTGGCGCTGACCGTCACCGCGACGGCCTTCGCCGGCTCGTTCTACCCGCAGTCCTTCGCCTATGCCCGCCAGGTGCTGGCCAGCGACGACCCGGGCCGCGCCGCGATGGGGATCAGCGCGCTGCGCACGGTCTTCTCGATCGCCTGGGTCGGCGGTCCGCCGCTGGCCGCGATTCTTCTGGACAAAACCGATTTCCGGTACGTCTACGGCACCGCCGCGGTCCTCTACCTGGTCGCCGCTCTGATCGCCGTGCGCTGGCTGCCCGAGATCGAGGCGCCGGCGAGCGCACCGGCGGAGGACGGCGTCCGGGTCCGGCCGCCCCGCGCCATCTACCCGATCATCGGCGGCTTCGTCCTGCTCACCACCACGATGGTGCTCGGCGTGCAGGCGATGTCCCTGTTCGTCAGCACCGACCTGCACGGCTCGGTGGGTGACGCGGGCCTGATCCTCGGGCTGTGCGCGGCCCTGGAGATCCCGCTGATGCTCGGCTTCGGCGCGCTCAGCACCCGGATCCCGCTGCGCCGGCTGATCCTGGCCGGCACGGTGTGCGCGGTGGCCTACCAGGTGGTGGCGGCGACCGCCCAGTCGATCGGGATGCTGGCCGCCGGCCAGGTGCTGAACGCGCTGTTCATCGCGGCCACCTCGGGGATGGGCATCTCCTACGTCCAGGAGATGATGCCGGCGCACCCGGGCCGGGTGACCACGATGTTCACCAACACCTTCCCGCTCGGGAACATCCTGGCGGCCCCGCTCTTCGGCATCGCGCAGGAGCACGGCTACCGCCTGGCGTACGGAATGAATCTGGTCCTGGCCGTCCTCGGCCTGATCCTCCTGCTGGTGGCCAAGCCACCGGCGGTCCCGGCGGCCGCGCCGCTCGCCGAGATGAACGCCGACCGGGACTGA